From one Populus alba chromosome 17, ASM523922v2, whole genome shotgun sequence genomic stretch:
- the LOC118041013 gene encoding UPF0481 protein At3g47200-like: protein MDLVNIIRNNEKKIRQYYSKNFDEIRSWDFIEMILLDAVFIIEFLKESNDVDGPKNLEPWMMSDIKEDLKLLENQLPFFIIQEIYDEVISARQEFPSIPFLHLAAFHLGKEEFPEVRRHARKAGVRFRVAEEKCLLNIRFEKGVLEIPRLEVDYSFERFVRNIMALEQCYKPFEAYICHYIKFMDSLINSAEDVDLLVEKGIILHWLGDNAALSNMFNKLNDNIGETSTSYGYMCKMMNGHYENHWNRLKATLELVYFANVWRGTATVAAAILLVLTLIQAITSVKSVF, encoded by the exons ATGGATCTTGTGAACATCATTCGGAATAACGAAAAGAAAATCCGACAATATTATTCAAAGAACTTCGACGAAATTCGGAGCTGGGATTTCATAGAGATGATCCTGCTGGATGCCGTCTTCATTATTGAGTTTTTAAAGGAGTCAAATGATGTTGATGGTCCTAAGAATTTAGAGCCTTGGATGATGTCCGACATAAAAGAAGACTTGAAGCTACTTGAAAACCAACTACCTTTCTTCATTATTCAGGAAATATATGACGAGGTCATTAGCGCTCGCCAAGAGTTTCCAAGCATTCCTTTTCTTCATCTCGCTGCCTTTCATTTGGGAAAGGAGGAGTTTCCAGAAGTG CGCCGTCATGCTCGCAAGGCAGGAGTGAGGTTTCGGGTCGCCGAAGAGAAATGCTTGCTTAACATAAGATTTGAGAAAGGAGTGTTGGAAATACCACGCTTGGAAGTTGATTACAGCTTCGAACGTTTTGTACGAAATATCATGGCCTTGGAGCAGTGCTACAAACCGTTTGAAGCTTACATATGCCATTACATTAAATTTATGGACAGTCTTATCAACAGTGCAGAAGACGTGGATTTGCTAGTCGAAAAGGGAATCATTCTCCACTGGCTAGGTGACAATGCCGCACTTTCAAATATGTTTAACAAGCTTAACGATAATATTGGCGAAACTTCCACTAGTTATGGTTATATGTGTAAAATGATGAATGGCCACTATGAGAACCACTGGAACCGTTTGAAGGCAACCTTGGAACTTGTATATTTCGCCAATGTTTGGAGAGGTACGGCAACTGTTGCAGCAGCTATCCTCCTGGTCCTCACTTTGATACAGGCTATCACTTCCGTAAAATCGGTATTCTAg